One window of Curtobacterium sp. 458 genomic DNA carries:
- a CDS encoding carbohydrate ABC transporter permease, whose protein sequence is MSTTTTPSTIAAADLSTRAVTTGDGHRRRHHQGSVRHPRDTAVKRTLYVIAGVGSALVFGVPLIWAILRAFQPESVITQAPDPATFFHLTWQNFQAVFSPSARLLSGVINSLVVSISTAVLTAVLATMAGYGFARFRFRGAGLVFGLVLLTMMVPFQAILTPLYLEMNAMKLTNSLLGLVLFYTTVNLPFGVFVMRNAFESIPTELEDSAFVDGASRFRVVVSVLRPLLLPGAATAALYAFLASWTEFLGALTFLTKDSLYTLPVALLNLQTGAYGQVSYGNLVAGSVVAMIPCIALYVGLQRFYVAGLSSGALKG, encoded by the coding sequence ATGAGCACCACGACCACCCCGTCGACCATCGCCGCGGCCGACCTCTCCACCCGCGCGGTCACGACCGGCGACGGACACCGGCGTCGGCACCACCAGGGCAGCGTCCGGCACCCGCGCGACACGGCCGTCAAGCGGACCCTGTACGTCATCGCCGGCGTCGGCTCGGCCCTCGTGTTCGGCGTCCCGCTGATCTGGGCGATCCTGCGGGCGTTCCAGCCGGAGTCGGTGATCACGCAGGCACCGGACCCGGCGACGTTCTTCCACCTCACCTGGCAGAACTTCCAAGCCGTCTTCAGTCCGTCCGCACGCCTGCTCTCCGGCGTGATCAACTCGCTCGTGGTGTCGATCTCGACCGCTGTGCTCACCGCGGTGCTCGCCACGATGGCCGGGTACGGGTTCGCCCGCTTCCGGTTCCGTGGCGCGGGCCTCGTGTTCGGACTGGTGCTGCTCACGATGATGGTGCCGTTCCAGGCGATCCTCACGCCGCTGTACCTCGAGATGAACGCCATGAAGCTCACGAACTCGCTGCTCGGCCTCGTGCTCTTCTACACGACGGTGAACCTGCCGTTCGGGGTGTTCGTCATGCGGAACGCGTTCGAGTCGATCCCGACCGAGCTCGAGGACTCGGCGTTCGTCGACGGCGCCTCGCGCTTCCGGGTCGTCGTGTCGGTCCTGCGTCCGCTGCTCCTCCCCGGGGCTGCCACCGCTGCGCTCTACGCATTCCTGGCGTCGTGGACGGAGTTCCTCGGAGCGCTGACCTTCCTGACGAAGGACTCGCTCTACACGCTCCCGGTCGCGCTGCTCAACCTGCAGACCGGGGCGTACGGGCAGGTGTCGTACGGGAACCTCGTCGCCGGGTCGGTCGTGGCGATGATCCCCTGCATCGCGCTGTACGTGGGCCTGCAGCGGTTCTACGTCGCCGGACTGTCGTCGGGTGCGCTGAAGGGCTGA
- a CDS encoding SDR family oxidoreductase codes for MTLDTTPTDTATTTDRREALVVGASGITGSALVDHLLDLGWDVTALSRRPLPRDGVRSVPADLRDPGSLRTALADEHPTHVFFTAWQRQETEAENIRVNGGMVRDLLAALAHAPLEHVALVTGLKHYLGPFEAYAAGEMPDTPFHEEEPRLDTPNFYYAQEDELFAAAERQGFTWSVHRSHTVIGHAVGNAMNMGLTIAVQATLAKELDLDFVFPGSEAQWNGLTDMTDAGILAEHMVWAATAPEGADEAFNVVNGDVFRWRWMWPRLAAHLGVDPARVVGFEGAARPLEQQMAPHEQAWPGIAERHGLAEPDISRLASWWHTDADLGRAMEVVTDMGKSREAGFTAFRRTERAFAELFDRYRADRLVP; via the coding sequence ATGACACTCGACACCACTCCGACCGACACGGCCACCACCACCGACCGACGCGAAGCCCTCGTCGTGGGCGCCAGCGGCATCACCGGGTCCGCGCTGGTGGACCACCTGCTCGACCTCGGCTGGGACGTCACGGCGCTGTCCCGACGACCGCTCCCCCGTGACGGCGTCCGCAGCGTGCCCGCCGATCTCCGCGACCCCGGGTCGCTGCGGACCGCACTCGCCGACGAGCATCCGACACACGTCTTCTTCACCGCGTGGCAGCGCCAGGAAACCGAGGCCGAGAACATCCGCGTCAACGGCGGCATGGTGCGCGACCTCCTCGCCGCGCTGGCGCACGCGCCGCTCGAGCACGTCGCGCTCGTGACCGGGCTGAAGCACTACCTCGGCCCGTTCGAGGCGTACGCCGCGGGCGAGATGCCGGACACGCCCTTCCACGAGGAGGAGCCGCGCCTCGACACCCCGAACTTCTACTACGCGCAGGAGGACGAGCTCTTCGCCGCGGCCGAGCGCCAGGGCTTCACGTGGTCCGTGCACCGGTCGCACACCGTCATCGGGCACGCCGTGGGCAACGCCATGAACATGGGCCTGACCATCGCGGTGCAGGCGACGCTGGCGAAGGAGCTCGACCTCGACTTCGTGTTCCCCGGCAGCGAGGCGCAGTGGAACGGCCTCACCGACATGACCGACGCGGGCATCCTCGCCGAGCACATGGTCTGGGCCGCGACCGCGCCCGAGGGCGCGGACGAGGCGTTCAACGTCGTGAACGGCGACGTCTTCCGGTGGCGCTGGATGTGGCCACGGCTCGCCGCGCACCTCGGGGTCGACCCGGCGCGCGTCGTCGGGTTCGAGGGTGCCGCGCGGCCCCTGGAGCAGCAGATGGCTCCCCACGAGCAGGCGTGGCCGGGGATCGCGGAGCGGCACGGCCTCGCCGAACCGGACATCAGCCGGCTGGCGTCGTGGTGGCACACCGACGCCGACCTCGGTCGGGCGATGGAGGTCGTGACCGACATGGGCAAGAGCCGCGAGGCCGGGTTCACGGCGTTCCGGAGGACCGAGCGCGCGTTCGCCGAGCTGTTCGACCGCTACCGGGCCGACCGCCTCGTCCCCTGA
- a CDS encoding DUF3253 domain-containing protein, producing the protein MGRAIRTGADAAANEAEHAERTCASCGRRMPSSAAPDAKYCSAACRKHGVDATDRALEQRIDELLAARSRSSSICPSDAARALDPDDWRDLMEPARRAARRMVARGEVEITQHGSVVDPSTAKGPIRIRRPR; encoded by the coding sequence ATGGGACGCGCGATCAGGACCGGTGCCGACGCGGCGGCGAACGAGGCCGAGCACGCCGAACGCACCTGCGCCTCGTGCGGTCGTCGGATGCCGTCGTCCGCAGCCCCGGACGCGAAGTACTGCTCGGCGGCGTGCCGGAAGCACGGCGTCGACGCCACCGACCGGGCGCTCGAACAGCGGATCGACGAGCTGCTCGCCGCACGCTCACGGTCGTCGAGCATCTGCCCGTCCGACGCCGCACGGGCCCTCGACCCGGACGACTGGCGGGACCTCATGGAACCCGCCCGCCGGGCCGCTCGTCGCATGGTCGCCCGCGGCGAGGTCGAGATCACCCAGCACGGCAGCGTCGTCGACCCGTCCACCGCCAAGGGGCCGATCCGGATCCGACGACCGCGGTAG
- the chvE gene encoding multiple monosaccharide ABC transporter substrate-binding protein, protein MMKRKIAAGIVAVGLAVSLAACSAGGRGATGSGDGGSGDNKGALVGVAMPTKVSERWIKDGDAVKSDLEKAGYKVDLEYGDNKVQQQAQQVSNMITKGAKVLIIASIDGGALSDQLDAAAKAGIKVISYDRLLTGNKNVDYYVSFDNYKVGVDQATSLLTGLGVLDSDGKKTDKKGPFNIEVFAGSLDDNNAGFFFNGAMDTLKPYLEDGTLKIQSGQDQLSQAATQQWDPATAKARMQNLIAKSYSGGTTLNGVLSPYDGMSIGIISALQGAGYGSGDRPLPIITGQDAEAASVKSIIAGQQYSTIYKDTRKLAKQSVTMAEDLLSGKKPEVNDTKSYDNKVKVVPTYLFQPTVVTKDNYKSVLVDSGYYTEADLK, encoded by the coding sequence ATGATGAAGCGCAAGATCGCAGCGGGGATCGTCGCCGTCGGACTGGCAGTCAGCCTGGCCGCGTGCTCCGCAGGGGGCCGTGGCGCCACGGGCAGTGGTGACGGCGGAAGCGGCGACAACAAGGGCGCCCTCGTCGGCGTCGCGATGCCGACCAAGGTCTCCGAGCGGTGGATCAAGGACGGCGACGCCGTCAAGAGCGACCTCGAGAAGGCAGGCTACAAGGTCGACCTCGAGTACGGCGACAACAAGGTCCAGCAGCAGGCCCAGCAGGTCAGCAACATGATCACCAAGGGCGCGAAGGTCCTGATCATCGCGTCGATCGACGGTGGCGCACTGTCCGACCAGCTCGACGCCGCCGCGAAGGCCGGCATCAAGGTCATCTCGTACGACCGCCTGCTCACCGGCAACAAGAACGTCGACTACTACGTGTCGTTCGACAACTACAAGGTGGGCGTCGACCAGGCCACCTCGCTCCTCACGGGTCTCGGCGTCCTCGACTCGGACGGCAAGAAGACCGACAAGAAGGGCCCGTTCAACATCGAGGTCTTCGCCGGCTCGCTCGACGACAACAACGCCGGGTTCTTCTTCAACGGCGCGATGGACACCCTCAAGCCGTACCTCGAGGACGGCACGCTGAAGATCCAGTCCGGCCAGGACCAGCTGTCCCAGGCCGCGACGCAGCAGTGGGACCCGGCGACCGCCAAGGCCCGCATGCAGAACCTCATCGCGAAGTCGTACTCCGGCGGCACCACGCTGAACGGCGTGCTCTCGCCCTACGACGGCATGTCGATCGGCATCATCTCGGCGCTCCAGGGTGCCGGCTACGGCTCGGGTGACCGCCCGCTGCCGATCATCACCGGCCAGGACGCCGAGGCGGCATCCGTCAAGTCGATCATCGCCGGTCAGCAGTACTCGACGATCTACAAGGACACGCGCAAGCTCGCGAAGCAGTCGGTCACCATGGCCGAGGACCTGCTCTCCGGCAAGAAGCCCGAGGTGAACGACACCAAGAGCTACGACAACAAGGTCAAGGTCGTCCCGACCTACCTCTTCCAGCCGACCGTGGTCACGAAGGACAACTACAAGTCCGTCCTGGTCGACAGCGGTTACTACACCGAGGCCGACCTCAAGTAG
- a CDS encoding sugar ABC transporter permease has product MSAQTSSSPAGGARATSTRADRTPGRRSLSARREERAAYAFVAPNMVLLAVFVLVPLVGAFVISFQRTNGFGAAEWTGLANYQRLLGDGLFWRALLNTVLFTVLVTPISMGLGLLAALLLNSVLPARGFFRSVLITPMAVSGVATALIGVLVFDQNSGVLDALLGLVGITPVQWQSDPAAAFASVVLVTIWWRVGFNMLIYLAGLQGIGPELPEAAMLDGAGWSRRLRSITVPLLGSSTFFLTVLNVIYSFQVFDIVFVLTGGGPRNATSVLVTYAYDTGFVTRDQGYAAAIGMVLLLLAVVFAIAQWRGSKNRDLAG; this is encoded by the coding sequence ATGAGCGCGCAGACGAGCAGCTCGCCCGCAGGCGGCGCGCGAGCGACGAGCACTCGTGCCGACCGCACGCCCGGGCGCCGGTCGCTGAGCGCCCGTCGGGAGGAACGTGCTGCCTACGCCTTCGTCGCACCGAACATGGTGCTGCTGGCAGTGTTCGTGCTCGTGCCGCTCGTCGGGGCGTTCGTGATCAGCTTCCAGCGCACGAACGGTTTCGGCGCGGCCGAGTGGACCGGCCTCGCGAACTACCAGCGGCTGCTCGGCGACGGGCTGTTCTGGCGGGCGCTGCTCAACACGGTCCTCTTCACGGTGCTCGTGACGCCGATCTCGATGGGGCTCGGACTGCTCGCCGCACTGCTCCTCAACAGCGTGCTGCCTGCTCGGGGGTTCTTCCGGTCGGTGCTCATCACGCCGATGGCGGTGTCCGGGGTGGCGACGGCACTGATCGGGGTCCTGGTGTTCGACCAGAACTCCGGCGTGCTCGACGCCCTGCTCGGACTCGTCGGCATCACCCCGGTGCAGTGGCAGTCGGACCCGGCGGCGGCGTTCGCGTCCGTGGTCCTCGTGACGATCTGGTGGCGGGTCGGCTTCAACATGCTCATCTACCTCGCCGGGTTGCAGGGCATCGGCCCGGAGCTCCCGGAGGCGGCGATGCTCGACGGCGCCGGCTGGTCGCGACGGCTCCGCTCGATCACGGTGCCGCTCCTCGGCTCGTCGACGTTCTTCCTCACGGTGCTCAACGTCATCTACTCGTTCCAGGTGTTCGACATCGTCTTCGTCCTGACCGGTGGCGGACCGCGGAACGCCACGTCGGTGCTCGTGACCTACGCCTACGACACGGGCTTCGTCACCCGTGACCAGGGCTACGCAGCGGCGATCGGCATGGTGCTGCTCCTGCTCGCGGTGGTGTTCGCGATCGCGCAGTGGCGCGGCAGCAAGAACCGGGACCTCGCCGGATGA
- a CDS encoding carbohydrate ABC transporter permease produces the protein MTARARTLFVLRTVVAVVVALIVIAPLYWMVVVAFSPRSELLGGTVRFFPRTLTLENLDRVFSSFPVVEWLGNSTAIAVSVAVLTTAISLLAGYAFAQLRFRGSTVLFFVALATLAVPVQVIMVSLFRIVTGLHLYGTYWAVILPSAASAFGVFLARQFLLGIPKELVEAARIDGAGHAGVFFRIVLPMSRPLIAVLFFMSLQQAWNDFAWPLIALRENRLFTLPIGLLYLQGQFGSDYGATMAFALLDVVPILVVFLVFQRWFVQGFARSGLR, from the coding sequence ATGACCGCCCGGGCCCGGACGCTGTTCGTCCTCCGCACCGTCGTCGCGGTGGTCGTCGCGCTGATCGTCATCGCACCCCTCTACTGGATGGTCGTCGTCGCGTTCTCCCCGCGTTCCGAACTGCTCGGCGGGACCGTCCGGTTCTTCCCGCGGACGCTCACCCTGGAGAACCTCGACCGCGTGTTCTCGTCGTTCCCGGTCGTCGAGTGGCTCGGCAACTCGACGGCGATCGCGGTGTCGGTCGCCGTGCTGACCACGGCGATCAGCCTGCTCGCCGGGTACGCGTTCGCACAACTGCGGTTCCGCGGGTCGACGGTGCTGTTCTTCGTCGCGCTCGCCACCCTCGCGGTGCCGGTGCAGGTCATCATGGTGTCGCTGTTCCGCATCGTCACCGGTCTGCACCTCTACGGCACGTACTGGGCGGTCATCCTGCCGAGTGCGGCCTCGGCGTTCGGGGTGTTCCTCGCCCGGCAGTTCCTGCTCGGGATCCCGAAGGAGCTCGTCGAGGCGGCTCGCATCGACGGTGCCGGGCACGCAGGCGTGTTCTTCCGGATCGTGCTGCCGATGTCGCGGCCGCTCATCGCGGTGCTGTTCTTCATGAGCCTGCAGCAGGCGTGGAACGACTTCGCGTGGCCGCTGATCGCCCTCCGGGAGAACCGTCTCTTCACGCTGCCGATCGGCCTGCTCTACCTGCAGGGGCAGTTCGGCTCGGACTACGGCGCGACCATGGCGTTCGCCCTGCTCGACGTGGTGCCGATCCTCGTCGTGTTCCTGGTGTTCCAACGGTGGTTCGTGCAGGGTTTCGCACGCAGCGGCCTGCGCTGA
- a CDS encoding alpha-amylase family glycosyl hydrolase produces the protein MNAEPDPVRPPEPAWVPHVMWWHVYPLGFVGADVRPGTPVEDRPVEHRLDRITPWLDHVVDLGLNGLLLGPVFASSTHGYDTVDHFRIDPRLGDDEDFDRLVRAAHERGVRVLLDGVFNHVGREHPAFRAVEQDGPDATSADLFAVDWSGWAPGQPVPVRDFEGHDILVALDHDGTAAEDLVVAVMTHWLERGIDGWRLDAAYAVPPGFWARVLPRVRERFPDAWFSGEVIHGDAAAIVRASTMDSTTQYELWQGIWHGIADRNLFELAHAVERHDELLGAQVPTTFVGNHDVTRIASAVGERFAGHAGAVLFTLAGTPIVYAGDEYGWAGVKEEREGGDDAVRPAFPEVPPAPTDLTHAYEALVALRRRHPWLHRAHTDVVHLTNTAIVLRTATVDAAVVTALNLADDPVELPTAGATRVEAGGGDLRDDTLRLPAGGWAVLTA, from the coding sequence GTGAACGCCGAACCCGATCCCGTCCGTCCGCCGGAACCCGCCTGGGTCCCGCACGTGATGTGGTGGCACGTCTACCCGCTCGGGTTCGTCGGAGCCGACGTCCGACCCGGGACCCCCGTCGAGGACCGACCCGTGGAGCACCGGCTCGACCGGATCACCCCGTGGCTCGACCACGTCGTCGACCTCGGGCTCAACGGCCTGTTGCTCGGCCCGGTCTTCGCGAGTTCGACGCACGGCTACGACACGGTCGACCACTTCCGGATCGACCCGCGCCTCGGTGACGACGAGGACTTCGACCGCCTCGTCCGGGCGGCACACGAGCGCGGTGTGCGGGTGCTGCTCGACGGGGTGTTCAACCACGTCGGCCGCGAGCACCCCGCGTTCCGCGCCGTCGAGCAGGACGGACCCGACGCCACCAGCGCCGACCTGTTCGCCGTGGACTGGTCGGGGTGGGCGCCCGGACAGCCGGTCCCGGTGCGCGACTTCGAGGGGCACGACATCCTCGTCGCGCTCGACCACGACGGCACCGCCGCCGAGGACCTCGTCGTCGCGGTCATGACGCACTGGCTCGAGCGTGGCATCGACGGCTGGCGGCTCGACGCCGCCTACGCCGTGCCCCCGGGGTTCTGGGCCCGGGTGCTGCCGCGGGTGCGCGAGCGGTTCCCGGACGCCTGGTTCAGCGGCGAGGTCATCCACGGCGACGCGGCGGCGATCGTCCGCGCGTCGACGATGGACTCGACCACCCAGTACGAGTTGTGGCAGGGGATCTGGCACGGCATCGCGGACCGGAACCTCTTCGAGCTGGCGCACGCGGTCGAGCGGCACGACGAACTGCTCGGAGCCCAGGTGCCGACCACGTTCGTCGGCAACCACGACGTCACCCGGATCGCGAGCGCCGTGGGGGAGCGGTTCGCCGGGCACGCGGGCGCGGTGCTGTTCACGCTCGCCGGGACACCGATCGTGTACGCGGGCGACGAGTACGGCTGGGCCGGGGTGAAGGAGGAGCGTGAGGGCGGTGACGACGCGGTGCGCCCCGCGTTCCCCGAGGTGCCCCCGGCGCCGACCGACCTGACGCACGCGTACGAGGCGCTCGTGGCGCTCCGACGACGGCACCCGTGGCTGCACCGGGCGCACACCGACGTCGTGCACCTGACGAACACCGCGATCGTGCTGCGGACCGCGACCGTGGACGCGGCCGTGGTGACCGCCCTGAACCTGGCGGACGACCCGGTCGAGCTGCCCACGGCGGGTGCGACGCGCGTCGAGGCGGGCGGCGGGGACCTGCGGGACGACACCCTGCGCCTCCCGGCCGGGGGTTGGGCCGTCCTGACGGCGTGA
- the mmsA gene encoding multiple monosaccharide ABC transporter ATP-binding protein, translated as MADTILEMRDITKTFPGVKALQGVSIEVERGQVHAICGENGAGKSTLMKVLSGVYPHGSFDGEILLDGQPVRFGSINDSEAAGVVIIHQELALSPFLSIAENIFLGNERVKGGLIDWNKTNLEAASLLQRVGLKDNPVTKIVDIGVGKQQLVEIAKALSKDVKLLILDEPTAALNDDDSAHLLDLIRSLQAEGMTAIIISHKLNEIKAIADKVTIIRDGKTIETLDMHADDVSEDRIIRGMVGRDLSSRYPERANPVIGEELLRIEDWTVHHPLDGSREIIHQANLNVRAGEVVGIAGLMGAGRTELAMSVFGHSYGTGISGTVYKRGVPIKTNTVTRAIDNGIAYATEDRKRYGLNLIDDIKRNISGSALGKLANWGFVNSSQETTVASQFLKSMNIKAPSVNAVTGKLSGGNQQKVVLSKWMYADPDVLILDEPTRGIDVGAKYEIYTLINSLADQGKGIIVISSELPELLGICDRIYTLSEGTITADVPRSEATPEVLMQYMTQERETPVNERA; from the coding sequence ATGGCGGACACCATCCTCGAGATGCGGGACATCACCAAGACCTTCCCCGGCGTGAAGGCCCTGCAGGGCGTCTCGATCGAGGTCGAGCGCGGCCAGGTCCACGCGATCTGCGGCGAGAACGGCGCGGGCAAGTCGACCCTCATGAAGGTGCTGTCGGGGGTCTACCCGCACGGCAGCTTCGACGGCGAGATCCTGCTCGACGGTCAGCCGGTGCGGTTCGGCTCCATCAACGACTCCGAGGCCGCGGGCGTGGTCATCATCCACCAGGAGCTCGCCCTCAGCCCGTTCCTGTCGATCGCCGAGAACATCTTCCTCGGCAACGAGCGCGTCAAGGGCGGGCTCATCGACTGGAACAAGACCAACCTCGAGGCCGCGTCGCTGCTGCAGCGCGTGGGGCTCAAGGACAACCCCGTCACGAAGATCGTGGACATCGGCGTCGGCAAGCAACAGCTCGTCGAGATCGCGAAGGCGCTCTCCAAGGACGTCAAGCTCCTCATCCTCGACGAGCCCACGGCGGCCCTCAACGACGACGACTCGGCCCACCTGCTCGACCTCATCCGGTCCCTGCAGGCCGAGGGCATGACGGCGATCATCATCAGCCACAAGCTCAACGAGATCAAGGCGATCGCGGACAAGGTCACGATCATCCGCGACGGCAAGACCATCGAGACGCTCGACATGCACGCGGACGACGTCTCCGAGGACCGCATCATCCGCGGCATGGTCGGCCGCGACCTGTCCAGCCGGTACCCGGAGCGCGCGAACCCCGTCATCGGCGAGGAGCTCCTGCGCATCGAGGACTGGACCGTCCACCACCCGCTCGACGGCTCACGCGAGATCATCCACCAGGCGAACCTCAACGTCCGGGCCGGCGAGGTCGTCGGCATCGCGGGACTCATGGGCGCTGGCCGCACCGAACTCGCGATGAGCGTGTTCGGGCACTCGTACGGCACCGGCATCAGCGGGACCGTGTACAAGCGCGGCGTCCCGATCAAGACGAACACCGTGACCCGCGCGATCGACAACGGCATCGCCTACGCGACCGAGGACCGGAAGCGCTACGGCCTCAACCTGATCGACGACATCAAGCGGAACATCTCCGGGTCGGCGCTCGGCAAGCTCGCCAACTGGGGCTTCGTGAACAGCTCGCAGGAGACCACGGTCGCGTCGCAGTTCCTGAAGAGCATGAACATCAAGGCCCCGTCGGTGAACGCCGTCACGGGCAAGCTCTCCGGCGGCAACCAGCAGAAGGTCGTGCTGTCGAAGTGGATGTACGCCGACCCCGACGTGCTCATCCTCGACGAGCCGACCCGCGGCATCGACGTCGGCGCGAAGTACGAGATCTACACGCTCATCAACAGCCTGGCGGACCAGGGCAAGGGGATCATCGTGATCTCCTCCGAGCTCCCGGAGCTCCTCGGCATCTGCGACCGCATCTACACACTCTCCGAGGGCACGATCACCGCCGACGTGCCCCGCTCCGAGGCCACCCCAGAGGTCCTCATGCAGTACATGACCCAGGAACGGGAGACCCCTGTCAATGAACGCGCTTAA
- the mmsB gene encoding multiple monosaccharide ABC transporter permease, whose amino-acid sequence MNALKSAASYLTGQLRQIGLFIALIVIVIFFQVATSGITLAPINVSNIIVQNSYILILAIGMVMVIIAGHIDLSVGSVVAFSGAMAGVMITQWGLPWPVAVVLCLVIGALVGAWQGFWIAYFGIPAFIVTLAGMLAFRGAAQIVLQNQQISPFPAGFRSLGSGFLPSFGTTGYEPLTMVLGLAAAAIMVIAAFRGRATRRKYQLESEPFAWFIVKTAFGAALVIYVALLLASYNGTPIVLVVLGALVVIYSVVMRSAVFGRHVYAIGGNALAAQLSGVKTKRVTFLLFVNMGVIAALAGVVFTGQLNLAAPGAGNGFELDAIAAVFIGGAAVTGGIGTVPGAIVGGLIIGILNNGMSILGVGTEFQSLIKGLVLLAAVAFDVFNKRRAAAARK is encoded by the coding sequence ATGAACGCGCTTAAGTCCGCAGCGAGCTACCTCACCGGACAGCTCCGACAGATCGGCCTCTTCATCGCGCTGATCGTCATCGTGATCTTCTTCCAGGTGGCGACGAGCGGCATCACCCTGGCACCGATCAACGTGTCGAACATCATCGTCCAGAACAGCTACATCCTGATCCTGGCGATCGGCATGGTGATGGTCATCATCGCCGGCCACATCGACCTGTCCGTCGGGTCGGTCGTCGCGTTCAGCGGCGCGATGGCCGGTGTGATGATCACCCAGTGGGGTCTCCCGTGGCCGGTCGCGGTGGTCCTCTGCCTCGTGATCGGCGCGCTCGTCGGTGCCTGGCAGGGCTTCTGGATCGCCTACTTCGGGATCCCGGCGTTCATCGTGACGCTCGCCGGCATGCTCGCCTTCCGCGGCGCGGCGCAGATCGTCCTGCAGAACCAGCAGATCTCGCCGTTCCCGGCCGGCTTCCGGTCGCTCGGCTCGGGGTTCCTGCCGTCGTTCGGCACCACCGGGTACGAGCCGCTCACGATGGTCCTCGGGCTCGCCGCGGCCGCGATCATGGTGATCGCCGCCTTCCGGGGCCGTGCGACGCGTCGGAAGTACCAGCTCGAGAGCGAGCCCTTCGCGTGGTTCATCGTGAAGACGGCGTTCGGCGCAGCGCTCGTGATCTACGTCGCCCTGCTGCTCGCGAGCTACAACGGCACGCCGATCGTCCTCGTCGTCCTCGGCGCCCTCGTGGTGATCTACTCGGTCGTCATGCGCAGCGCGGTGTTCGGTCGCCACGTCTACGCGATCGGTGGGAACGCCCTCGCCGCGCAGCTGTCCGGCGTGAAGACGAAGCGCGTCACGTTCCTGCTGTTCGTGAACATGGGCGTCATCGCGGCGCTGGCCGGTGTGGTGTTCACCGGACAGCTCAACCTCGCGGCGCCGGGTGCGGGCAACGGCTTCGAGCTCGACGCCATCGCGGCCGTGTTCATCGGTGGCGCTGCCGTCACGGGTGGCATCGGCACGGTGCCGGGCGCGATCGTCGGCGGTCTGATCATCGGCATCCTGAACAACGGCATGTCGATCCTCGGTGTCGGCACGGAGTTCCAGTCGCTCATCAAGGGCCTGGTGCTGCTCGCCGCCGTCGCGTTCGACGTCTTCAACAAGCGTCGGGCGGCCGCCGCGCGCAAGTAG
- a CDS encoding substrate-binding domain-containing protein: protein MTTTTAHEGKRRKAPTIFDVAERAGVSHQTVSRVINGDPTVREQFRDQVVAAVAELGYRPRAAARALAGGRSRALGLVSTGDALYGPSSTAIGFERAARTAGYHVLLSTLPEDPVPADLSGALASLLAQDVAAVVLVAADNRVLDALASLTVPVSVPVVVANAVQRDAERTGAAPNVAAVAIDQAAGATLAMEHLFAAGHRRIVHIAGPSVSQESEVRRATYERIMTDRGLEPIVLEGDWTPASGFRAAQSIDVHTVDAVFAGNDQMALGVLHAFAEEGLRVPDDIAVIGFDDIPEAAHFTPPLTSVRQDFMAMGERVLASVRRLVEGQSHDDRLIAPELVVRRSA, encoded by the coding sequence GTGACGACCACGACGGCCCACGAGGGCAAGCGCCGCAAGGCGCCGACGATCTTCGACGTCGCCGAGCGTGCCGGGGTCTCGCACCAGACCGTCTCCCGTGTCATCAACGGCGATCCCACCGTCCGCGAGCAGTTCCGCGACCAGGTGGTCGCCGCCGTCGCCGAGCTCGGGTACCGTCCGCGGGCCGCCGCACGAGCGCTCGCCGGAGGGCGCAGCCGCGCGCTCGGGCTCGTCAGCACGGGCGACGCCCTGTACGGGCCGTCGAGCACCGCGATCGGCTTCGAACGTGCCGCCCGCACCGCCGGCTACCACGTGCTCCTGTCGACCCTGCCCGAGGACCCGGTACCCGCCGACCTCTCCGGCGCGCTCGCCTCGTTGCTCGCGCAGGACGTCGCCGCGGTCGTGCTCGTCGCCGCCGACAACCGTGTGCTCGACGCCCTGGCCTCGCTGACCGTCCCCGTGTCGGTGCCCGTCGTGGTGGCGAACGCCGTGCAGCGCGACGCCGAACGGACCGGAGCGGCACCGAACGTCGCCGCCGTGGCGATCGACCAGGCCGCGGGCGCCACCCTCGCGATGGAGCACCTCTTCGCGGCGGGACACCGTCGGATCGTGCACATAGCCGGGCCCTCGGTCTCGCAGGAGTCCGAGGTGCGCCGGGCGACCTACGAGCGGATCATGACCGACCGGGGGCTCGAGCCGATCGTGCTCGAGGGCGACTGGACCCCCGCGAGCGGCTTCCGTGCGGCGCAGTCGATCGACGTGCACACCGTCGATGCCGTCTTCGCCGGGAACGACCAGATGGCGCTCGGCGTGCTGCACGCCTTCGCCGAGGAGGGTCTCCGCGTCCCCGACGACATCGCGGTGATCGGCTTCGACGACATCCCGGAGGCCGCCCACTTCACGCCGCCGCTCACGTCGGTGCGGCAGGACTTCATGGCGATGGGGGAGCGGGTGCTCGCCTCGGTGCGGCGGCTCGTCGAGGGTCAGTCCCACGACGACCGGCTCATCGCCCCCGAGCTGGTGGTGCGGCGGAGCGCGTAG